One window of Prochlorococcus marinus XMU1405 genomic DNA carries:
- a CDS encoding P-II family nitrogen regulator has protein sequence MKRLDLIFSERELDAIIKTLEKANVPGYTVMKHATGRGPERVVTEDMEFTGLGANAHVIVFCEQELIDKMRDNIRDDLSYYGGVAYISEATPL, from the coding sequence ATGAAAAGATTAGACTTAATATTTAGTGAAAGAGAACTAGATGCAATCATTAAAACATTAGAAAAAGCAAATGTTCCTGGATATACAGTTATGAAACACGCTACAGGCAGAGGGCCTGAAAGAGTTGTGACTGAAGATATGGAATTTACAGGATTAGGAGCAAATGCTCATGTAATTGTTTTTTGTGAGCAAGAATTAATAGATAAAATGAGAGATAACATCAGGGACGATTTGAGCTATTACGGAGGAGTCGCTTATATTTCTGAAGCAACACCCCTCTAA
- a CDS encoding sodium-dependent bicarbonate transport family permease, whose product MEINPILQNVLAPPVLFFLIGAISVLFKSDLEIPAPLPKLFSLYLLLAIGFKGGIEIQKSGFTNQVVPTLSAAILMSLVIPLIGFLILRFKFDVFNSAAIAAAYGSISAVTFISAESFLESQKIAFDGFMVGALALMESPAIIVGLLLVKFAAPKNRPKSRKMHLSAILHESLLNGSVYLLLSSLIVGFLTAFSNPSGIEKMEPFTGQLFYGAECFFLLDMGIVAAQRLPRLKNAGSFLIGFAIFMPLFNAFIGVIVARFLSLGPGNALLFVVLCASASYLAVPAAMRMTVPEAKSSYYISTTLGLTFPFNIVLGIPIYMSLVNTIIPLSPL is encoded by the coding sequence ATGGAAATAAATCCAATTCTGCAAAATGTATTAGCCCCGCCAGTTCTTTTCTTTTTGATTGGAGCAATATCAGTACTTTTTAAATCTGATTTAGAAATACCAGCTCCATTACCTAAACTCTTCTCTTTATATTTACTCTTAGCTATTGGGTTTAAAGGAGGCATAGAGATTCAAAAAAGTGGTTTCACTAATCAAGTAGTGCCTACTTTAAGCGCTGCAATACTGATGTCACTAGTAATCCCTCTGATTGGATTTTTAATTTTAAGATTTAAGTTTGATGTCTTTAATTCAGCCGCGATAGCAGCAGCATACGGATCTATTAGCGCTGTTACATTTATTTCCGCAGAAAGTTTTTTGGAAAGTCAAAAAATAGCTTTTGATGGCTTTATGGTTGGCGCCTTAGCTTTAATGGAATCTCCTGCAATAATTGTTGGATTATTACTTGTAAAATTTGCAGCTCCCAAAAATAGACCAAAATCAAGAAAAATGCATCTAAGCGCAATATTACACGAATCACTTTTGAATGGATCAGTTTATTTATTGCTCTCAAGCTTGATTGTAGGATTTCTCACTGCTTTCAGTAATCCTTCAGGAATTGAAAAAATGGAGCCTTTTACTGGACAATTATTCTATGGAGCAGAATGCTTCTTCTTGTTAGATATGGGAATAGTCGCTGCTCAAAGATTGCCAAGACTGAAAAATGCGGGTTCGTTCTTGATTGGATTTGCCATTTTCATGCCTTTATTTAATGCATTTATTGGTGTTATTGTTGCAAGATTTTTATCTTTAGGACCTGGAAACGCACTTTTATTTGTGGTTTTATGTGCAAGTGCCTCTTATTTAGCAGTTCCTGCAGCGATGAGGATGACAGTTCCAGAAGCTAAATCTAGTTATTATATTTCAACTACACTAGGTCTAACTTTCCCATTCAATATAGTTCTCGGCATTCCCATATATATGAGTTTAGTAAATACTATTATCCCACTTTCCCCTTTATAA
- the eno gene encoding phosphopyruvate hydratase has product MKETIDFLIDTVEARQVLDSRGNPTVEAEVFLECGASGRAIVPSGASTGAHEAHELRDGGSKYMGKGVLNAVNKIHETISPALCGLSALDQTAVDKLMIEIDGTPNKSNLGANSILAVSLATASASANALDVPLYRYLGDPLSNLLPVPLMNVINGGAHAPNSLDFQEFMLVPHGVNNFSESLRMGTEIFHTLKSLLDQKGLSTAVGDEGGFAPNLSSSEEAGDLLLEAIQKAGFKPGEQVSLALDAASTEFYSDGIYKYEGKSLNSSEMISYLSRLVSNYPIVSIEDGLAEDDWEGWSELNKELGNKVQLVGDDLFVTNTERLRKGIMEKSANSILIKVNQIGTLTETLEAIELAKMSGFTSVISHRSGETEDTTIADLSVATRSGQIKTGSLSRSERIAKYNRLLKIEEELGNQARFAGALGLGPKNI; this is encoded by the coding sequence GTGAAAGAAACTATTGATTTTCTTATTGATACTGTTGAAGCAAGGCAAGTCCTTGATTCAAGAGGTAATCCAACTGTAGAGGCAGAAGTATTTTTGGAATGTGGTGCAAGTGGTAGAGCAATTGTTCCCAGCGGAGCTAGCACTGGTGCTCATGAGGCACATGAATTAAGGGATGGTGGTTCCAAATATATGGGGAAGGGTGTTTTAAATGCTGTTAATAAAATTCATGAAACAATATCCCCGGCTTTATGTGGTTTGTCAGCTTTAGATCAAACTGCAGTAGATAAATTAATGATTGAAATTGATGGAACTCCTAATAAATCTAACCTTGGAGCAAATTCAATCCTTGCAGTAAGTCTTGCAACTGCCAGTGCATCAGCAAATGCTTTAGACGTTCCACTATATAGGTATCTTGGAGATCCATTATCCAATCTCCTTCCAGTCCCATTAATGAATGTAATAAATGGTGGTGCTCATGCACCAAATAGTCTTGATTTTCAGGAATTTATGCTTGTCCCCCATGGAGTTAATAATTTCAGTGAATCATTAAGAATGGGTACTGAAATTTTCCACACATTAAAATCATTGCTTGATCAAAAAGGTCTATCTACTGCTGTAGGGGATGAGGGTGGATTTGCACCTAATTTGTCATCAAGCGAAGAAGCAGGGGACTTATTATTAGAAGCAATTCAAAAAGCCGGATTTAAGCCTGGTGAGCAGGTGTCCTTAGCTTTAGATGCTGCTAGTACTGAATTTTATAGTGATGGTATTTATAAATATGAAGGTAAAAGTTTAAATAGTTCTGAAATGATTTCCTATCTTTCAAGATTAGTTTCTAATTATCCAATAGTTTCAATAGAGGACGGTTTAGCTGAGGATGATTGGGAGGGCTGGTCAGAATTAAATAAAGAATTAGGAAATAAAGTTCAGCTTGTAGGTGATGATTTATTCGTTACTAATACAGAAAGATTAAGGAAAGGGATTATGGAAAAATCTGCTAATTCAATCCTAATAAAGGTAAATCAAATTGGAACATTAACTGAAACTTTGGAAGCTATTGAGTTAGCTAAAATGTCTGGTTTCACAAGTGTTATTAGTCATAGAAGTGGTGAAACTGAAGATACAACAATTGCAGATTTATCTGTTGCCACAAGATCGGGTCAGATCAAGACAGGCTCTTTGAGCAGAAGTGAAAGGATTGCAAAATATAATAGGCTTTTAAAAATCGAGGAGGAATTAGGAAATCAAGCAAGATTCGCTGGAGCTTTAGGTTTAGGTCCCAAAAATATATAG
- a CDS encoding ATP-dependent Clp protease ATP-binding subunit translates to MRETLTSSPELFSDISWNLLLLGEETAKKWDHSEFNIEHIVHTLFSSSEFFAFIEKLSIDQDTVLDITEDFLEETPTNESDIFTIGEDLEILLDNANQIKTQWGSRLIEIPHLLIALGRDLRIGNYVFEEGNLSMEKLEEELKFYPNINQSKDSFNYGNVIEINNQSNFESDKETVVKEEKLKKAIVPLPKSKLQIETKKQVRKDENALSIYGKDLTESAKKGLLDPVLGRENEINNLMRVLCRRNKNNPILIGNPGVGKTSIAKLLAQLIVDKKVPDTLKDLKIISLDLGALVSGTKFRGQLEERLSLIMQELNNPNQGMILFIDEIHSILSSDRSSTDISNILKPLLAEGELRCIGTTTPEKFRATIEKDQALNNCFQKIAVNEPSLELSAKILQGIKKKYELHHGIKISEEAVNYSAKLADRYISDKCLPDSAIDLIDEAAAQLKIESNNMPQIILEQENKLNNIDEKLNNLQGENIEAQEKLLNNRKQSEAKLNVLLDNWNNLREEMEELSILMREEDKLTKQIKDKSNREIENDLDYLEKLEEELSEIENDIQKVEENFNKIKKNRNFPFKYQVEPDDIADVISKITGIPISKVVSNERKKLVNLETELSEKVIGQEKAIEAVSAAIRRARVGMKSPKRPIGSFLFMGPTGVGKTELAKSLATALFDEEDALLRLDMSEYMEKNAVARLLGAPPGYVGYEEGGQLTEAVRRKPYSVILLDEIEKAHAEVFNILLQVLDEGRLTDSQGRTVDFKNTVIIMTSNLAGKSILEYSQKISKSEGKLEKDQQTLDDLISNALSSIFRPEFLNRIDEVVKFDPLSIDELQKIIILQTEDLKNLLLEQKINIAIDKKVINKIANDSYEPEYGARPLSRELRRQIENPLAAKLLEDNFKNKKNITIKLNPAKKDEIVFKPS, encoded by the coding sequence ATGAGAGAAACCCTTACATCCAGTCCTGAACTATTTAGCGATATCAGTTGGAATCTTCTTTTATTAGGGGAAGAAACCGCAAAAAAATGGGATCATAGCGAATTTAATATTGAACACATAGTTCATACATTGTTCTCATCAAGTGAATTCTTTGCTTTCATTGAAAAATTATCAATAGACCAAGATACAGTTTTAGACATAACAGAAGATTTTTTAGAAGAGACACCAACAAATGAGTCAGATATTTTTACTATCGGAGAAGATTTAGAAATTTTATTAGATAACGCAAATCAGATTAAAACTCAATGGGGATCGAGATTAATAGAAATCCCTCATTTACTAATTGCTCTTGGAAGGGATTTAAGAATTGGAAATTATGTTTTTGAAGAAGGAAACCTTTCAATGGAAAAATTAGAAGAAGAATTAAAGTTTTACCCAAATATTAATCAATCAAAAGATTCTTTTAATTATGGGAATGTAATTGAAATAAATAATCAATCTAATTTTGAATCTGACAAAGAAACTGTAGTTAAAGAAGAAAAATTGAAAAAAGCTATTGTTCCATTACCGAAAAGTAAACTTCAAATTGAAACCAAAAAACAAGTTAGAAAAGATGAAAATGCTCTTTCAATTTATGGAAAAGATTTAACAGAATCAGCTAAAAAAGGCTTACTGGATCCCGTTTTAGGAAGAGAAAATGAGATCAATAATTTAATGAGGGTACTCTGCAGAAGAAACAAAAATAACCCTATACTTATTGGCAATCCTGGAGTTGGTAAAACCTCAATTGCAAAATTACTTGCTCAATTAATTGTAGACAAAAAAGTTCCTGATACTTTAAAGGACTTAAAAATTATTTCACTTGACTTAGGTGCATTAGTTTCTGGGACCAAATTTAGAGGTCAACTAGAGGAAAGACTAAGCTTAATTATGCAGGAACTTAATAATCCAAACCAAGGAATGATTCTATTTATTGATGAAATTCACTCAATATTAAGTTCTGACAGATCTTCTACCGACATCAGTAATATCTTAAAACCTTTACTAGCTGAAGGAGAACTTAGATGTATCGGTACAACAACACCTGAGAAATTTCGTGCAACTATTGAAAAAGATCAGGCATTAAATAATTGTTTTCAAAAGATAGCTGTTAATGAACCTTCATTAGAATTAAGCGCAAAAATATTACAAGGGATCAAAAAGAAATATGAATTACATCATGGCATAAAAATTTCTGAAGAGGCTGTAAACTATTCTGCGAAATTGGCCGATAGATACATCAGCGATAAATGTCTCCCTGATAGTGCAATAGATTTAATTGATGAAGCAGCTGCACAGTTGAAAATCGAGTCTAATAATATGCCTCAAATCATTCTCGAACAAGAAAACAAACTTAATAATATTGATGAAAAATTGAACAATTTGCAAGGAGAAAATATCGAAGCTCAAGAAAAACTATTGAATAATAGAAAACAATCAGAGGCAAAATTGAACGTTCTTTTGGATAATTGGAACAATTTACGTGAAGAAATGGAAGAATTATCTATTTTAATGAGAGAAGAAGATAAGCTAACCAAACAAATAAAAGATAAATCAAATCGCGAAATTGAAAATGATCTAGATTATTTAGAAAAGCTTGAAGAAGAGTTAAGTGAAATAGAGAATGACATACAAAAAGTTGAAGAGAATTTTAATAAAATAAAGAAAAATAGAAATTTCCCTTTTAAATATCAAGTTGAACCTGATGATATTGCAGATGTTATATCAAAAATCACAGGTATTCCAATTTCTAAAGTAGTTTCAAATGAACGTAAGAAATTAGTCAATCTAGAAACAGAACTAAGTGAAAAAGTTATTGGACAAGAAAAAGCCATAGAAGCTGTTTCTGCTGCAATTAGAAGAGCTCGAGTTGGTATGAAAAGTCCTAAAAGACCTATTGGATCTTTTTTATTTATGGGTCCTACTGGTGTTGGTAAAACAGAATTAGCAAAATCTCTTGCAACAGCTTTATTTGATGAAGAAGACGCACTTTTAAGATTAGACATGAGTGAATATATGGAGAAAAATGCCGTAGCAAGACTTTTAGGAGCTCCCCCAGGTTATGTTGGTTATGAAGAGGGAGGTCAATTAACTGAAGCTGTAAGACGTAAACCCTATTCAGTAATACTTCTCGATGAGATAGAAAAAGCACATGCAGAAGTATTTAATATCCTTTTGCAAGTCTTAGATGAAGGAAGATTAACGGACTCTCAAGGAAGGACAGTAGATTTCAAAAATACGGTAATCATTATGACAAGTAACCTAGCTGGTAAATCTATACTGGAGTATTCTCAAAAGATTTCTAAAAGTGAGGGAAAGTTAGAAAAAGATCAACAAACTCTAGATGATTTAATTAGTAATGCATTGTCTTCAATTTTTAGACCTGAATTTTTAAATAGAATTGACGAAGTGGTAAAGTTTGATCCATTATCTATTGATGAACTTCAAAAAATAATTATTCTACAAACAGAAGATTTAAAGAACCTGCTACTTGAACAGAAAATAAATATCGCTATAGACAAAAAAGTTATCAACAAAATTGCAAATGATTCTTACGAGCCTGAATATGGTGCTAGGCCACTTAGCAGGGAACTTAGAAGACAAATAGAAAATCCCTTGGCTGCAAAACTTTTAGAGGATAACTTCAAAAATAAAAAAAATATAACAATTAAACTTAACCCTGCTAAAAAAGATGAGATCGTTTTCAAACCTAGCTGA
- a CDS encoding NAD(P)/FAD-dependent oxidoreductase — protein MEIIESDVVIIGGGPAGCTCALYTSRSNLKTVILDKNPSVGALAITHQIANYPGVPVDISGEKLLTLMREQAVQYGTDYRRAQVFGIDTSGEWKMVYTPEGTFKARALVLASGAMGRPASFKGEADFLGKGVSYCATCDGAFYKNREVAVVGVNKEAIEEATVLTKFASTVHWITSSDPKSDNEEAMELMDNSNIKHWSRTRLLEILGDDMGVNGVVVKNKQEENPINLNLDGVFVYMSGSKPITDFLGDQIALKEDGGVIVDDFMSTNSDGVWAIGDIRNTPFKQAVVAASDGCIAAMSIDRYLNSRKNIRVDWIHS, from the coding sequence TTGGAAATCATTGAGTCAGATGTAGTTATTATCGGAGGAGGTCCGGCCGGATGTACTTGCGCACTTTATACGTCTCGTTCAAATTTAAAGACAGTAATTTTAGATAAAAACCCTTCTGTCGGCGCCTTAGCAATTACTCATCAAATAGCTAACTATCCAGGCGTTCCAGTTGATATAAGTGGAGAGAAATTACTTACTTTAATGAGAGAACAGGCTGTGCAATATGGAACGGACTACAGAAGAGCACAAGTGTTTGGAATAGACACTAGTGGAGAATGGAAAATGGTTTATACACCTGAAGGTACTTTTAAAGCTAGAGCACTTGTACTTGCAAGCGGAGCTATGGGTAGACCTGCATCATTTAAGGGCGAAGCAGATTTTCTTGGCAAAGGAGTAAGTTATTGTGCTACATGTGATGGGGCTTTTTATAAAAATAGAGAAGTTGCCGTTGTTGGAGTCAATAAAGAGGCAATTGAAGAGGCAACTGTTCTAACTAAATTCGCATCAACTGTTCATTGGATTACATCCAGTGATCCTAAATCAGATAATGAAGAAGCTATGGAACTAATGGATAATTCAAATATAAAACATTGGAGTAGAACAAGATTATTGGAAATATTAGGTGATGATATGGGTGTTAATGGGGTTGTTGTAAAAAATAAGCAAGAGGAAAATCCTATTAATTTAAATTTAGATGGAGTGTTTGTCTACATGAGTGGTTCAAAGCCGATTACTGATTTTTTAGGCGATCAAATTGCTTTAAAAGAAGACGGAGGAGTTATTGTCGATGACTTTATGTCTACAAATTCTGATGGAGTATGGGCTATTGGAGACATAAGAAATACACCATTTAAGCAGGCCGTAGTTGCAGCTTCTGATGGATGTATTGCCGCAATGTCAATTGATAGATATTTAAATAGTAGAAAAAATATAAGAGTAGATTGGATTCATTCTTAA
- a CDS encoding ABC1 kinase family protein: MSYHILNYRLKKFHRAFLIWITLISLLMNLWIDNIRFTIFQTKNNEKSRVQIIRARWFTNQLIKLGSAFIKIGQLLSARPDLIPNTWIQELSKLQDQVPNFSFAQVEETIREELGSKFNEIDQIICDPVGSASLAQVHRATLKDGKKVVFKVQRPNLKELFIIDLGIMQQIAGLLQKNKNWSRGRNWVEIAKECRKVLMKELDFNCEAQYAARFRQQFLEDENVAVPEVIWDMSSEKVLCLSYLEGTKISDLEKLQSQEIDLPKIAEIGAISYLKQLVNYGFFHADPHPGNLAVSNEGKLIFYDFGMMGNISNNLQTRLGGMVKAAALRDASSLVSQLQKAGLISKDIDIGPVRRLVRLMLKEALTPPFSPNIIEKLSGDLYELVYETPFQLPVDLIFVMRALSTFEGVGRMLDPGFNLVSVTKPYLIELMTSNNQTPNDLINQFGRQVGELGSKAVGIPKRIDESLERLEQGDLQLQIRMGESDRQFKKMFTAQKTLGHSILIGSLSIASALLVSNKQNNFALLPLFFALPISIDWIKCQLSMRKGSRLEKLKR, encoded by the coding sequence ATGAGTTATCACATTCTTAATTATCGTTTAAAAAAATTTCATAGGGCCTTTCTTATTTGGATAACTCTGATTTCGCTTTTAATGAATTTATGGATAGATAATATTAGATTTACAATTTTCCAAACTAAGAATAATGAAAAAAGTAGGGTCCAAATTATAAGAGCTAGGTGGTTTACTAATCAATTAATAAAGCTTGGATCAGCATTTATTAAAATTGGACAATTATTATCAGCAAGGCCTGATTTAATTCCTAATACCTGGATACAGGAATTGTCTAAATTACAAGATCAAGTTCCTAATTTTTCATTTGCGCAAGTTGAAGAAACTATAAGAGAGGAACTGGGATCTAAGTTTAATGAAATAGATCAAATAATATGTGATCCGGTTGGATCAGCATCACTAGCTCAGGTCCATAGGGCGACTTTAAAAGATGGTAAGAAAGTAGTATTTAAAGTCCAAAGACCTAATTTAAAAGAATTGTTTATTATCGATTTGGGCATAATGCAGCAAATAGCCGGGTTATTGCAAAAAAATAAGAATTGGAGTCGAGGTAGAAACTGGGTTGAGATTGCCAAAGAGTGTAGGAAAGTTCTCATGAAGGAGCTTGATTTTAATTGTGAAGCACAATATGCAGCAAGATTTAGACAGCAATTTCTTGAAGATGAAAATGTTGCAGTTCCTGAAGTAATTTGGGATATGAGCAGTGAAAAAGTCCTTTGTTTAAGTTATCTAGAAGGAACAAAAATAAGCGATTTAGAAAAATTACAATCACAAGAAATTGATTTACCAAAAATCGCAGAAATAGGAGCCATCAGTTATTTAAAACAATTAGTAAATTATGGTTTTTTTCATGCAGACCCTCATCCAGGGAATCTAGCAGTTTCAAATGAAGGTAAATTAATATTTTATGATTTTGGAATGATGGGCAATATCTCAAATAATCTTCAAACAAGATTAGGGGGAATGGTTAAGGCTGCTGCTTTAAGAGACGCCTCATCACTTGTCAGTCAATTACAAAAAGCTGGGCTAATTTCAAAAGATATTGATATAGGACCAGTCAGAAGATTAGTCAGATTGATGCTTAAAGAAGCCTTAACACCGCCATTTAGTCCAAATATTATTGAAAAATTATCTGGAGATTTATACGAACTTGTTTATGAAACTCCATTTCAACTACCAGTAGATTTAATCTTTGTGATGAGAGCTTTATCAACTTTTGAAGGAGTTGGTAGAATGCTTGATCCAGGGTTTAACCTTGTATCAGTTACCAAGCCTTATTTAATAGAACTTATGACTTCAAATAATCAAACTCCCAACGATTTAATTAACCAATTTGGAAGGCAAGTAGGTGAACTAGGATCTAAAGCTGTTGGCATTCCCAAAAGAATAGATGAAAGTTTAGAAAGATTAGAGCAGGGCGATTTACAATTGCAAATAAGAATGGGAGAGTCTGATAGGCAATTCAAAAAAATGTTTACTGCTCAAAAAACTTTAGGCCATTCAATTCTTATAGGAAGCTTATCAATTGCATCTGCTTTACTAGTAAGCAATAAACAAAATAATTTTGCATTGTTGCCACTTTTTTTTGCACTACCAATAAGTATTGATTGGATAAAGTGTCAATTAAGTATGAGAAAAGGCTCACGTTTAGAAAAACTTAAGCGCTAA
- a CDS encoding SulP family inorganic anion transporter, whose translation MKIINGFHLKNVRGDILGGITAAVVALPLALAFGNAALGPGGAIYGLYGAVVVGFLAALFGGTPAQVSGPTGPMSVTVAGVVAGLAAVGVPRDLSAGQILPLVMAAVVIGGLLQILFGILKLGKYITLVPYSVVSGFMSGIGVIIIALQIGPLLGISTRGGVVESLSTVFSNFQPNGAAIGVAIMTLGIVFLTPRKISQWVPSPLLALLIVTPISILIFGDGAIDRIGEIPRGVPSLNFPSFNQYFPIIFKAGLVLAVLGAIDSLLTSLVADNISQTKHNSDRELIGQGIGNAVAGLFSGLPGAGATMRTVINVKSGGSTPISGMVHSVVLLIVLVGAGPLAEQIPTSLLAGILIKVGLDIIDWGFLRRAHKLSLKTSVVMYGVLLMTVFWDLIWAVLVGVFIANMLTIDSITETQLEGMDEDNPLSKDDQAKNALPADEKALLDRCAGEVMLFRLKGPLSFGAAKGISERMMLVRNYKVLILDITDVPRLGVTATLAIEDMMQEAKNNSRKAFVAGANEKVKDRLAKFGVEGIIETRKEALETALNEIA comes from the coding sequence TTGAAAATAATTAATGGATTTCATCTAAAGAATGTAAGAGGAGATATTCTTGGAGGGATCACAGCCGCAGTGGTGGCTTTACCTCTCGCTCTTGCTTTTGGTAATGCTGCGTTAGGACCTGGCGGAGCAATTTATGGACTATATGGGGCAGTAGTAGTTGGTTTCTTAGCAGCATTGTTCGGTGGAACACCTGCTCAGGTTAGTGGACCTACAGGTCCCATGAGTGTAACTGTTGCTGGCGTAGTAGCAGGCTTAGCAGCAGTGGGGGTTCCAAGAGATCTCTCTGCAGGGCAAATTTTACCTTTAGTGATGGCAGCGGTAGTCATTGGCGGCTTACTGCAAATATTATTTGGGATTCTAAAACTTGGAAAATACATTACTTTAGTTCCATATTCTGTTGTATCAGGATTTATGTCTGGTATTGGAGTCATAATCATTGCACTTCAGATTGGACCACTACTAGGTATTAGCACTCGTGGTGGGGTAGTCGAATCTTTATCTACTGTATTTTCAAATTTCCAGCCAAATGGTGCTGCTATTGGAGTGGCAATAATGACTCTAGGTATAGTATTTCTAACTCCTAGAAAAATAAGTCAATGGGTTCCTTCTCCTCTATTGGCCTTATTGATAGTAACTCCAATATCAATTTTAATTTTTGGAGACGGAGCTATTGATAGAATTGGAGAAATTCCAAGGGGAGTTCCATCTTTAAATTTCCCAAGTTTTAATCAATATTTCCCAATTATTTTCAAGGCAGGATTAGTCCTAGCAGTACTTGGCGCCATTGATTCCTTACTGACATCTCTCGTAGCAGACAATATCTCTCAAACAAAACATAATTCCGATAGAGAACTTATTGGTCAAGGGATAGGAAATGCTGTAGCAGGTCTGTTTTCAGGTTTACCTGGAGCAGGAGCAACCATGAGAACAGTTATAAATGTTAAATCTGGAGGATCAACTCCCATTTCTGGTATGGTTCACTCAGTTGTATTGTTGATAGTTTTAGTTGGTGCGGGACCTTTAGCTGAGCAAATACCAACCTCATTGCTAGCAGGAATTCTTATAAAAGTAGGCCTAGATATTATTGATTGGGGATTCTTGAGGAGGGCGCACAAATTATCTTTAAAAACATCAGTAGTAATGTACGGAGTACTTTTAATGACTGTTTTTTGGGATTTAATTTGGGCAGTTCTAGTAGGTGTATTCATAGCAAATATGCTCACTATTGATTCAATAACCGAAACTCAACTAGAAGGTATGGATGAGGATAATCCTTTATCAAAAGATGATCAAGCAAAAAATGCATTGCCTGCTGATGAAAAAGCACTTCTAGATAGATGTGCAGGAGAAGTAATGTTGTTTAGGCTAAAAGGACCACTTAGTTTTGGAGCAGCTAAAGGTATATCTGAGAGAATGATGCTTGTAAGAAACTATAAGGTTTTGATATTAGATATTACGGATGTACCAAGACTTGGAGTCACGGCTACTCTCGCAATAGAGGACATGATGCAAGAAGCAAAAAATAATTCCAGAAAAGCATTTGTTGCTGGTGCAAATGAAAAAGTAAAGGATAGATTAGCTAAGTTTGGAGTTGAAGGCATTATTGAAACGAGAAAAGAAGCTTTAGAAACTGCTCTAAATGAAATAGCCTAG
- the secE gene encoding preprotein translocase subunit SecE, with product MTSPTTNKEPLKKDSTEVDEPKKKNNFFRSTYDELKLVVWPNKQQLFSESVAVIIMVSFSAAAIASVSRFYGWAASQIFG from the coding sequence GTGACAAGTCCTACTACCAATAAAGAACCTCTTAAAAAGGATTCTACTGAAGTTGATGAGCCTAAAAAAAAGAATAATTTTTTTAGATCTACCTACGATGAGCTTAAACTTGTCGTGTGGCCTAACAAACAACAACTTTTTAGCGAATCAGTAGCAGTTATAATTATGGTATCTTTTTCTGCTGCAGCCATTGCTTCTGTTAGCAGATTCTATGGATGGGCAGCCTCGCAAATTTTTGGTTGA